In Trichoderma atroviride chromosome 2, complete sequence, one DNA window encodes the following:
- a CDS encoding 60S ribosomal protein uL24 (BUSCO:EOG092D4HNO) yields the protein MVKLNKNLHSSRSKSRRAHFKAGSGERRTIMSAPLSKELREKYNVRSIPIRKDDEVTIVRGSNKGREGKVTSVYRLKYVIHVERVTRDKASGQSVPLGIHPSNVVVTKLKLDKDRESILARSKVGRELRAPNKVSA from the exons ATGGTCAAGCTGAACAAGA ACCTTCACTCTTCCCGAAGCAAGAGCCGCCGTGCTCACTTCAAGGCTGGCTCTGGCGAGCGCCGTACCATCATGAGCGCCCCTCTCAGCAAGGAGCTCCGTGAGAAGTACAAC GTCCGCAGCATCCCCATCCGCAAGGACGACGAGGTCACCATCGTCCGTGGCTCTAACAAAGGCCGCGAGGGCAAGGTCACCTCCGTCTACCGTCTCAAGTACGTGATCCACGTCGAGCGTGTCACCCGCGACAAGGCCAGCGGGCAGAGCGTCCCTCTGGGCATCCACCCCTCCAACGTCGTCGtcaccaagctcaagcttgACAAGGACCGTGAGAGCATCCTGGCCCGCTCCAAGGTTGGCCGTGAGCTCCGCGCTCCCAACAAGGTCTCTGCTTAA
- a CDS encoding uncharacterized protein (BUSCO:EOG092D1EUT~TransMembrane:1 (i82-101o)) gives MNNALRLVRTSPPRTASSSSQWACFFCQNARPQSRRPNFAEFRRNLSISRPRREPQTPPRQQANDAYMENIRAQYNEKNKTSTYWTLSAIIGFLGLAYGAVPLYKMICQTTGWGGTPIRAYGLGGDEGEDLSTRLVPVTSAKRIKVTFNAAVSDVLPWKFVPQQREVRVLPGETALAFYKATNLGDKDIIGVATYSVTPGQCAGYFSKIQCFCFEEQRLNAGETVDMPVFFYLDPDLLNDVNMKGVETVTLNYTFFKARYDNNGRFTPPASN, from the exons ATGAACAACGCATTGCGCCTTGTGCGCACCAGTCCTCCACGAACAGCAAGCTCATCGTCACAATGGGCTTGCTTTTTCTGCCAGAATGCCCGGCCCCAGAGCCGTCGACCCAATTTCGCAGAGTTCCGCCGcaatctctccatctcaagaCCTCGTCGAGAACCCCAGACGCCGCCTCGGCAGCAGGCGAATGACGCCTATATGGAAAACATTCGGGCGCAGTACAATGAAAAGAATAAGACCTCAAC CTACTGGACCCTCAGCGCGATAATTGGCTTTCTTGGCCTGGCATACGGCGCTGTGCCCCTCTACAAAATG ATATGCCAAACCACTGGCTGGGGAGGCACACCGATCCGCGCCTATGGCCTGGGCGGCGACGAAGGCGAAGACCTCTCCACTCGCCTTGTCCCCGTCACCTCTGCGAAGCGAATCAAAGTCACCTTCAACGCTGCCGTATCTGACGTCCTCCCATGGAAGTTTGTCCCCCAGCAGCGAGAGGTCCGAGTCCTGCCCGGCGAGACGGCCCTGGCATTCTACAAGGCGACGAACCTCGGCGATAAAGACATCATTGGCGTGGCAACATACAGCGTAACGCCGGGCCAATGTGCAGGCTACTTTAGCAAGATCCAGTGCTTCTGCTTTGAAGAGCAGAGATTAAACGCTGGCGAGACGGTTGATATGCCTGTATTCTTCTACTTGGATCCCGACCTGTTGAACGATGTCAACATGAAGGGCGTCGAAACCGTAACCTTGAACTATACATTCTTTA AAGCGAGATATGACAACAATGGCAGATTCACCCCTCCTGCCTCCAACTAA
- a CDS encoding uncharacterized protein (EggNog:ENOG41~TransMembrane:2 (i12-29o483-499i)), with amino-acid sequence MPLRAEPRHVKKVAIVGSGCSGIAALWALNRTYHDVYLYEAADRLGGHANTVQWKAGKYTTDVDTGFIVLNTATYPNFLNFLSRVGKPATGVPTEPTEMTFSVSRDRGLFEWASTSLGSIFCQKRNLFSPRMWRTLFDIVRFSQFAPDLLIDEEEYEPRYGGEHMMNHVHKTLTIGEYLEREGYSDGFRDDYLIPMTAAIWSASPDKCALEFPATTLVRFLWNHHLLSTIALRPKWLTLKNGSRSYIDAVMKGFPSNHLFLKTAVKNVSNDPHGRVLLHLENGKTEVYDHVILATHGDQALSILGTSATEQERSILSCFQTSQNEAVLHSDVSLMPRNKKAWSSWNFLTISSSSTKKAMMDKVCLTYNMNILQHIPRNPFGDVLVTLNPIQRPDPSKVQGTFRYSHPLYTPSAVRAQKMLRYIQDRRGISYIGAWTGYGFHEDGFTSGLQVAQDHLGAKLPFEMRDSTYSRGRVPRLGLLDQLLRLIILAIQVFVIQVLERLAQSGRQKVVKPLANGIQKRFGRQKMA; translated from the exons ATGCCCCTGCGAGCAGAACCGCGGCATGT GAAGAAAGTGGCCATTGTCGGCAGCGGCTGCTCGGGCATTGCGGCGCTCTGGGCCCTGAACAGGACGTATCACGATGTCTACCTCTACGAGGCCGCAGACCGCTTGGGCGGCCACGCCAACACTGTGCAGTGGAAGGCTGGCAAGTACACGACGGACGTTGACACCGGCTTCATCGTCCTGAACACCGCGACATACC CCAATTTTCTCAATTTTCTCAGCCGGGTCGGAAAGCCTGCCACTGGAGTGCCAACCGAGCCCACTGAGATGACCTTTAGCGTATCGCGAGATCGGGGTCTCTTCGAATGGGCGAGCACGAGCTtgggcagcatcttctgccaaaagagaaacctcttctctcccaggATGTGGAGGACGCTGTTTGACATTGTTCGCTTTAGCCAATTTGCACCAGACCTGCTCATCGACGAAGAGGAATATGAGCCGCGATATGGGGGAGAGCACATGATGAACCATGTCCACAAGACCTTGACCATTGGCGAATACCTGGAGCGGGAAGGCTATTCGGATGGCTTCCGAGACGACTATCTGATACCCATGACGGCTGCCATCTGGAGTGCCAGTCCGGATAAGTGCGCATTAGAGTTTCCTGCGACGACGCTTGTCCGCTTCCT ATGGAACCACCACTTGCTATCAACAATAGCCTTACGTCCAAAGTGGCTTACACTGAAAAATGGCTCCCGATCATATATCGATGCGGTTATGAAAGGCTTTCCGTCTAATCACCTGTTTCTCAAAACTGCAGTCAAGAACGTCTCCAATGACCCGCACGGCCGCGTTCTTTTACATCTTGAAAATGGCAAGACTGAAGTATATGACCATGTCATCTTGGCGACTCATGGTGACCAAGCGCTGTCCATCCTCGGTACCTCTGCTACAGAGCAGGAGCGCTCAATCTTGTCTTGCTTTCAAACATCACAAAACGAAGCAGTGCTGCATTCAGATGTGTCGCTGATGCCACGCAATAAGAAGGCATGGTCAAGCTGGAACTTTCTTacaatttcttcttcttctacgaAAAAGGCCATGATGGACAAGGTCTGCTTGACATATAACATGAACATCCTGCAGCACATTCCAAGAAATCCATTTGGGGACGTTTTGGTCACTCTGAATCCCATCCAGCGTCCTGACCCAAGCAAAGTCCAGGGGACTTTTCGCTATAGTCATCCTCTATACACTCCGTCGGCTGTGCGTGCACAAAAGATGCTGCGCTACATACAGGACAGGAGAGGAATCAGCTATATCGGTGCGTGGACCGGATATGGATTCCACGAAGATGGTTTCACCAGCGGCTTGCAGGTGGCTCAGGATCATCTGGGTGCTAAGCTCCCCTTTGAGATGCGAGACTCTACCTATAGTCGTGGAAGGGTTCCGAGGCTAGGGTTGCTGGACCAACTACTGCGACTTATCATTCTGGCCATCCAAGTGTTCGTCATCCAGGTGCTTGAGAGGCTAGCACAATCTGGAAGGCAGAAAGTGGTGAAACCTCTTGCCAATGGCATCCAAAAGAGATTTGGACGTCAAAAAATGGCATAA
- a CDS encoding uncharacterized protein (EggNog:ENOG41~TransMembrane:1 (o483-499i)), whose amino-acid sequence MSYSVNRYSRKKVAIVGSGCSGIAALWALNRTYHDVYLYEAADRLGGHANTVQWKAGKYTTDVDTGFIVLNTATYPNFLNFLSRVGKPATGVPTEPTEMTFSVSRDRGLFEWASTSLGSIFCQKRNLFSPRMWRTLFDIVRFSQFAPDLLIDEEEYEPRYGGEHMMNHVHKTLTIGEYLEREGYSDGFRDDYLIPMTAAIWSASPDKCALEFPATTLVRFLWNHHLLSTIALRPKWLTLKNGSRSYIDAVMKGFPSNHLFLKTAVKNVSNDPHGRVLLHLENGKTEVYDHVILATHGDQALSILGTSATEQERSILSCFQTSQNEAVLHSDVSLMPRNKKAWSSWNFLTISSSSTKKAMMDKVCLTYNMNILQHIPRNPFGDVLVTLNPIQRPDPSKVQGTFRYSHPLYTPSAVRAQKMLRYIQDRRGISYIGAWTGYGFHEDGFTSGLQVAQDHLGAKLPFEMRDSTYSRGRVPRLGLLDQLLRLIILAIQVFVIQVLERLAQSGRQKVVKPLANGIQKRFGRQKMA is encoded by the exons ATGAGCTACTCCGTTAACAGATACTCCAGGAAGAAAGTGGCCATTGTCGGCAGCGGCTGCTCGGGCATTGCGGCGCTCTGGGCCCTGAACAGGACGTATCACGATGTCTACCTCTACGAGGCCGCAGACCGCTTGGGCGGCCACGCCAACACTGTGCAGTGGAAGGCTGGCAAGTACACGACGGACGTTGACACCGGCTTCATCGTCCTGAACACCGCGACATACC CCAATTTTCTCAATTTTCTCAGCCGGGTCGGAAAGCCTGCCACTGGAGTGCCAACCGAGCCCACTGAGATGACCTTTAGCGTATCGCGAGATCGGGGTCTCTTCGAATGGGCGAGCACGAGCTtgggcagcatcttctgccaaaagagaaacctcttctctcccaggATGTGGAGGACGCTGTTTGACATTGTTCGCTTTAGCCAATTTGCACCAGACCTGCTCATCGACGAAGAGGAATATGAGCCGCGATATGGGGGAGAGCACATGATGAACCATGTCCACAAGACCTTGACCATTGGCGAATACCTGGAGCGGGAAGGCTATTCGGATGGCTTCCGAGACGACTATCTGATACCCATGACGGCTGCCATCTGGAGTGCCAGTCCGGATAAGTGCGCATTAGAGTTTCCTGCGACGACGCTTGTCCGCTTCCT ATGGAACCACCACTTGCTATCAACAATAGCCTTACGTCCAAAGTGGCTTACACTGAAAAATGGCTCCCGATCATATATCGATGCGGTTATGAAAGGCTTTCCGTCTAATCACCTGTTTCTCAAAACTGCAGTCAAGAACGTCTCCAATGACCCGCACGGCCGCGTTCTTTTACATCTTGAAAATGGCAAGACTGAAGTATATGACCATGTCATCTTGGCGACTCATGGTGACCAAGCGCTGTCCATCCTCGGTACCTCTGCTACAGAGCAGGAGCGCTCAATCTTGTCTTGCTTTCAAACATCACAAAACGAAGCAGTGCTGCATTCAGATGTGTCGCTGATGCCACGCAATAAGAAGGCATGGTCAAGCTGGAACTTTCTTacaatttcttcttcttctacgaAAAAGGCCATGATGGACAAGGTCTGCTTGACATATAACATGAACATCCTGCAGCACATTCCAAGAAATCCATTTGGGGACGTTTTGGTCACTCTGAATCCCATCCAGCGTCCTGACCCAAGCAAAGTCCAGGGGACTTTTCGCTATAGTCATCCTCTATACACTCCGTCGGCTGTGCGTGCACAAAAGATGCTGCGCTACATACAGGACAGGAGAGGAATCAGCTATATCGGTGCGTGGACCGGATATGGATTCCACGAAGATGGTTTCACCAGCGGCTTGCAGGTGGCTCAGGATCATCTGGGTGCTAAGCTCCCCTTTGAGATGCGAGACTCTACCTATAGTCGTGGAAGGGTTCCGAGGCTAGGGTTGCTGGACCAACTACTGCGACTTATCATTCTGGCCATCCAAGTGTTCGTCATCCAGGTGCTTGAGAGGCTAGCACAATCTGGAAGGCAGAAAGTGGTGAAACCTCTTGCCAATGGCATCCAAAAGAGATTTGGACGTCAAAAAATGGCATAA
- a CDS encoding uncharacterized protein (BUSCO:EOG092D42PJ~TransMembrane:1 (o296-314i)): MAARSKTVPPHIAQPDLSRNWVRTYDDGDFYGHLRRPFLNNVKRAKQSAARIANFNAIVPSLLFCESIAGFSFDSRSSLLRFISAAPLASISKMANPLDTDAGSELFSSYEAELKLVQADLAQKLDQIPDLTGEPRKAAVSQAERALEEADELLGQMRLEKQNIPTSARAKVNQRFRNYESDIDASRRKLTSLSSNRAALFGSRYTDEPSGDINLEQRQQLLSGTERLDRSTQRLLSSQRLANETEAIGAETLADLHRQGEVIRHTHDTLLDSENYVDRSVKTLRGMARSMATNRVITISIITILVLLIVAVIFSKFR, from the exons ATGGCTGCCCGCAGCAAGACAGTACCCCCTCATATTGCCCAGCCCGACTTGTCTCGAAATTGGGTGCGTACGTACGATGACGGCGATTTCTACGGTCATCTGAGACGGCCATTTCTCAACAACGTCAAAAGAGCCAAGCAAAGCGCAGCACGCATCGCAAACTTCAACGCCATCGTCCCGAGTCTCCTTTTCTGCGAATCCATAGCgggtttttcttttgataGCCGTTCGTCTCTTCTCCGATTCATCTCCGCTGCTCCCCTTGCCTCGATAAGCAAGATGGCGAACCCTCTCGACACAGATGCTGGCTCGGAACTCTTCAGCTCCTACGAGGCCGAACTCAAGCTTGTACAGGCCGACCTGGCACAAAAGCTAGATCAGATACCTGATCTCACCGGCGAACCGCGCAAGGCTGCTGTCAGCCAAGCTGAGCGCGCCTTGGAGGAAGCAGATGAACTG CTGGGCCAAATGCGACTTGAAAAACAAAATATCCCGACATCTGCACGAGCCAAAGTTAACCAGCGCTTCCGCAACTACGAATCCGACATCGATGCGAGCCGCCGAAAGCTCACAAGTCTCTCCTCCAACCGCGCTGCTCTCTTCGGCTCGCGGTACACTGATGAGCCATCAGGAGACATCAACTTGGAACAACGACAACAGCTGCTGTCAGGAACCGAAAGACTCGACCGAAGCACGCAGCGGCTTTTATCTAGTCAGCGACTCGCCAACGAAACAGAGGCTATTGGAGCAGAAACCTTGGCCGACTTGCACCGTCAAGGTGAAGTCATTCGCCATACACATGATACTCTCTTGGACAGCGAAAATTATGTCGACCGCAGCGTCAAGACCTTGAGGGGGATGGCTCGGAG CATGGCGACGAACCGAGTGATTACAATTTCCATCATTACCATCTTGGTGCTTTTGATCGTTGCCGTCATTTTCAGCAAGTTCCGATAA